One segment of Streptomyces sp. XD-27 DNA contains the following:
- the sdhA gene encoding succinate dehydrogenase flavoprotein subunit, whose protein sequence is MKIHKYDTVIVGAGGAGMRAAIEATQRSRTAVLTKLYPTRSHTGAAQGGMAAALANVEEDNWEWHTFDTVKGGDYLVDQDAAEILAKEAIDSVLDLEKMGLPFNRTPDGTIDQRRFGGHSRNHGEAPVRRSCYAADRTGHMILQTLYQNCVKEGVEFFNEFYVLDQLITEVDGVKKSAGVVAYELATGEIHVFQAKAVIYASGGCGKFFKVTSNAHTLTGDGQAAVYRRGLPLEDMEFFQFHPTGIWRMGILLTEGARGEGGILRNKDGERFMEKYAPVMKDLASRDVVSRSIYTEIREGRGCGPEGDHVYLDLTHLPPEQLDAKLPDITEFARTYLGIEPYTDPIPIQPTAHYAMGGIPTNVEGEVLADNTTVVPGLYAAGEVACVSVHGANRLGTNSLLDINVFGRRAGIAAAEYSAKADYVDLPEDPASLVVEQVERLRESTGNERVAELRKELQETMDANVMVFRTEQTIKTAVEKIAELRARYKNVAIQDKGKRFNTDLLEAIELGNLLDLAEVMAVSALARKESRGGHYREDFPNRDDVNFMRHTMAYREVGDDGSESVRLDYKPVVQTRYQPMERKY, encoded by the coding sequence ATGAAGATCCACAAGTACGACACCGTCATCGTCGGCGCCGGCGGCGCCGGGATGCGCGCCGCCATCGAGGCGACGCAGCGCAGCCGCACCGCCGTCCTGACGAAGCTGTACCCGACCCGCTCCCACACCGGCGCCGCGCAGGGCGGCATGGCCGCCGCCCTCGCGAACGTCGAGGAGGACAACTGGGAGTGGCACACCTTCGACACGGTCAAGGGCGGTGACTACCTGGTCGACCAGGACGCCGCGGAGATCCTGGCGAAGGAGGCCATCGACTCGGTCCTGGACCTGGAGAAGATGGGCCTGCCGTTCAACCGGACCCCGGACGGCACCATCGACCAGCGCCGCTTCGGCGGCCACAGCCGCAACCACGGCGAGGCGCCGGTCCGCCGGTCCTGCTACGCCGCGGACCGCACCGGCCACATGATCCTCCAGACGCTGTACCAGAACTGCGTCAAGGAGGGCGTGGAGTTCTTCAACGAGTTCTACGTCCTGGACCAGCTGATCACCGAGGTCGACGGGGTCAAGAAGTCGGCGGGCGTCGTCGCGTACGAACTCGCCACCGGCGAGATCCACGTCTTCCAGGCGAAGGCCGTCATCTACGCCTCCGGCGGCTGCGGCAAGTTCTTCAAGGTGACGTCGAACGCGCACACGCTGACGGGCGACGGCCAGGCTGCGGTGTACCGCCGCGGGCTGCCGCTGGAGGACATGGAGTTCTTCCAGTTCCACCCGACCGGCATCTGGCGCATGGGCATCCTCCTGACCGAGGGCGCCCGCGGCGAGGGCGGCATCCTCCGCAACAAGGACGGCGAGCGCTTCATGGAGAAGTACGCGCCCGTCATGAAGGACCTCGCCTCGCGTGACGTCGTCTCGCGCTCGATCTACACCGAGATCCGCGAGGGCCGCGGCTGCGGCCCCGAGGGCGACCACGTCTACCTGGACCTGACCCACCTGCCGCCGGAGCAGCTGGACGCCAAGCTGCCGGACATCACCGAGTTCGCGCGGACGTACCTGGGCATCGAGCCGTACACCGACCCGATCCCGATCCAGCCGACCGCGCACTACGCCATGGGCGGCATCCCGACCAACGTCGAGGGCGAGGTCCTGGCGGACAACACCACCGTCGTCCCCGGCCTGTACGCCGCCGGCGAGGTGGCCTGCGTCTCCGTCCACGGCGCCAACCGCCTGGGCACGAACTCGCTGCTGGACATCAACGTCTTCGGGCGCCGCGCCGGCATCGCCGCCGCCGAGTACTCGGCGAAGGCCGACTACGTGGACCTGCCCGAGGACCCGGCGTCCCTGGTCGTCGAGCAGGTCGAGCGGCTGCGCGAGTCCACCGGCAACGAGCGGGTCGCCGAGCTCCGCAAGGAGCTGCAGGAGACCATGGACGCCAACGTCATGGTGTTCCGCACCGAGCAGACGATCAAGACAGCCGTCGAGAAGATCGCCGAGCTCCGCGCGCGCTACAAGAACGTGGCGATCCAGGACAAGGGCAAGCGCTTCAACACCGACCTGCTGGAGGCCATCGAGCTGGGCAACCTGCTCGACCTGGCCGAGGTCATGGCCGTCTCCGCGCTGGCCCGCAAGGAGTCGCGCGGCGGTCACTACCGCGAGGACTTCCCGAACCGCGACGACGTCAACTTCATGCGCCACACCATGGCGTACCGCGAGGTGGGCGACGACGGCTCCGAGTCGGTCCGGCTCGACTACAAGCCGGTCGTCCAGACCCGCTACCAGCCGATGGAGCGTAAGTACTGA
- a CDS encoding succinate dehydrogenase iron-sulfur subunit, with translation MATPTLDKAETAADASPYITVTFRIRRFNPEVSDEAIWQDFPIEIDPKERVLDGLHKIKWDLDGSLTFRRSCAHGICGSDAMRINGRNRLACKTLIKDITSPDKNGAFKPITVEPIKGLTVLKDLVVDMEPFFQAYRDVMPFLITTGNEPTRERRQSAADRERFDDTTKCILCAACTSSCPVFWNDGQYFGPAAIVNAHRFIFDSRDEGGEQRLEILNDKDGVWRCRTTFNCTEACPRGIEITKAIQEVKRALITRRF, from the coding sequence ATGGCTACCCCGACCCTGGACAAGGCGGAGACCGCGGCCGACGCCTCGCCGTACATCACCGTCACCTTCCGGATCCGCCGGTTCAACCCGGAGGTCTCGGACGAGGCGATCTGGCAGGACTTCCCGATCGAGATCGACCCCAAGGAGCGGGTCCTCGACGGCCTCCACAAGATCAAGTGGGACCTGGACGGCTCGCTGACCTTCCGGCGGTCCTGCGCGCACGGCATCTGCGGCTCCGACGCGATGCGGATCAACGGCCGCAACCGGCTGGCGTGCAAGACCCTGATCAAGGACATCACCAGCCCGGACAAGAACGGCGCGTTCAAGCCGATCACGGTCGAGCCCATCAAGGGCCTCACGGTCCTGAAGGACCTGGTCGTGGACATGGAGCCGTTCTTCCAGGCGTACCGCGACGTGATGCCCTTCCTGATCACCACGGGCAACGAGCCGACGCGCGAGCGGCGCCAGTCCGCGGCCGACCGCGAGCGGTTCGACGACACCACCAAGTGCATCCTGTGCGCCGCGTGCACGTCCTCGTGCCCGGTGTTCTGGAACGACGGCCAGTACTTCGGCCCGGCGGCGATCGTCAACGCGCACCGCTTCATCTTCGACTCGCGTGACGAGGGCGGTGAGCAGCGGCTGGAGATCCTGAACGACAAGGACGGCGTCTGGCGCTGCCGCACCACCTTCAACTGCACCGAGGCGTGCCCGCGCGGCATCGAGATCACCAAGGCGATCCAGGAGGTCAAGCGCGCGCTGATCACGCGACGCTTCTGA
- a CDS encoding NUDIX hydrolase encodes MSPSSVTNELLEDLTHTAEREGVEKTVVGAVIADPDGKVLLLHRAAGDYLGGLWELPSGGVENGEDLVDALRREVAEETGLTVAAVGDYLGHFDYRSGSGRKTRQFNFTAAVTTTDETVKLTEHDAHVWADRSEQNQVSRAVQAVLDAWRDGAS; translated from the coding sequence GTGAGTCCGTCTTCCGTCACCAACGAACTCCTCGAAGACCTCACCCACACGGCTGAACGTGAGGGCGTCGAGAAGACCGTCGTCGGCGCCGTCATCGCCGACCCGGACGGGAAGGTGCTGCTGCTCCACCGAGCCGCCGGCGACTATCTCGGCGGGCTGTGGGAACTGCCTTCCGGCGGCGTCGAGAACGGCGAAGACCTCGTCGACGCGCTGCGGCGGGAGGTCGCCGAGGAGACCGGCCTGACGGTCGCCGCTGTGGGTGACTACCTGGGCCACTTCGACTACCGCTCCGGCAGCGGCCGCAAGACCCGCCAGTTCAACTTCACCGCCGCCGTCACCACAACCGACGAGACGGTGAAGCTCACCGAGCATGACGCTCACGTGTGGGCCGACCGCTCTGAGCAGAACCAGGTCTCACGTGCCGTCCAGGCCGTCCTCGACGCCTGGCGCGACGGAGCGTCCTGA
- a CDS encoding DegT/DnrJ/EryC1/StrS aminotransferase family protein: MNDSPLALLGGEPAISVPGPHFAWPPIAETDREAVAAQLEAAVSIPDRSGVVADLEDALASYLGVRHIVTTCTGTAALHSMYAAAGIGPGDEVIVPALTFHATATPLFHLGAHPVLADVDSRGQLDLSDAARRITARTQAVVAVHLWGLPEDMDALASFADEHGLMLLEDGSHSHGATWNSRRTGSFGTAAAFSLNGPKPLSAGEGGFVATDDSELYYRVLLHGQYNKRCRREIPADHPLARFAVTGMGLKLRIHPLAAAFARAQLPRLDGYLAGRLAIAARMCEALDDVPGVYPPYVPASARPAWYALPLRYESAELGGLPIRRFLDAVHAEGAVEADLPGATCPLGTHPLFRRPGALLPGYAGFQGPVAGEFPVAEHVHATTLKLPVWHGEDDVRLADAYTAAIAKAAAHAKDLL; this comes from the coding sequence GTGAACGACTCCCCGCTCGCTCTGCTTGGCGGCGAACCCGCCATCAGCGTCCCGGGACCGCACTTTGCCTGGCCGCCGATCGCGGAGACCGACCGTGAGGCGGTCGCCGCGCAACTGGAGGCGGCCGTCTCGATCCCGGACCGCTCCGGCGTTGTCGCCGACCTGGAGGACGCGCTCGCCTCCTACCTCGGAGTTCGGCACATCGTGACCACCTGCACGGGGACCGCCGCACTGCACTCGATGTACGCCGCGGCCGGGATCGGCCCAGGGGATGAGGTGATCGTGCCTGCGCTCACCTTCCACGCCACGGCCACACCGCTCTTCCACCTCGGTGCTCATCCCGTGCTGGCCGACGTCGACAGCCGCGGGCAGCTCGACCTCAGCGATGCCGCCCGACGTATCACCGCCCGGACGCAGGCCGTGGTCGCCGTCCACCTGTGGGGCCTGCCCGAGGACATGGACGCCCTGGCGTCCTTCGCCGACGAGCACGGCCTGATGCTGCTCGAAGACGGCTCCCACTCACACGGCGCCACGTGGAACAGCCGACGCACGGGTTCGTTCGGCACCGCCGCGGCGTTCAGCCTCAACGGGCCCAAGCCGCTCTCCGCCGGCGAAGGCGGGTTCGTCGCCACCGACGACAGTGAGCTGTACTACCGGGTGCTGCTGCACGGTCAGTACAACAAGCGATGCCGCCGCGAGATCCCCGCCGACCACCCACTCGCGCGGTTCGCGGTCACCGGCATGGGACTGAAACTGCGCATCCACCCGCTCGCCGCCGCCTTCGCCCGCGCCCAACTGCCCCGCCTGGACGGCTACCTGGCAGGGCGCCTGGCCATCGCGGCCCGGATGTGCGAGGCCCTGGACGACGTGCCTGGCGTCTATCCGCCGTACGTGCCCGCCTCGGCCCGGCCGGCCTGGTACGCGCTGCCTTTGCGGTACGAGTCGGCCGAGCTCGGTGGACTGCCGATCCGACGGTTCCTCGATGCCGTACACGCCGAGGGCGCTGTGGAGGCGGACCTGCCAGGGGCGACCTGCCCGCTGGGCACCCATCCGTTGTTCCGGCGCCCCGGGGCCCTGCTGCCTGGCTACGCTGGCTTCCAAGGGCCCGTAGCCGGGGAGTTCCCGGTCGCCGAACACGTGCACGCCACCACCCTCAAGCTGCCGGTGTGGCACGGGGAGGACGACGTCCGCCTCGCCGACGCCTACACCGCGGCCATCGCCAAAGCCGCTGCCCACGCGAAGGATCTGCTGTGA
- a CDS encoding Gfo/Idh/MocA family protein, giving the protein MSMPKRAAVVGLGGQAQKDHLPALADCRLAELVAVCDVDPRRAATQADQWRVPGFTDLTRLLKEARPDFVVAAVPHHAGRAVIEACAEAGVHVMKEKPFATDAHEAVELAALCGKTGIELMVTVQRRFHPLYAAAVDLLEHIGSPYLVEGRYTFHCPDPAAGWRGRAELAGGGCLADMGYHLIDLLIWYLGLPDRVLADTSAAAAPGADYDAEDTALVHLAYDAGLYGSLLVSRSAGPKTERLAITGPHGAVVVERGMVRRLDSAGQVLESLVREPAWPCAAATQIDYFCRVLDGTRPNPSGPAEHLPHAAFLAAAYASQATARPADPKEYLA; this is encoded by the coding sequence ATGAGCATGCCCAAGAGGGCCGCCGTGGTGGGACTCGGCGGCCAGGCGCAGAAAGACCACCTTCCCGCTCTGGCCGACTGTCGGCTCGCGGAGCTCGTCGCCGTGTGCGACGTGGACCCGCGGCGCGCGGCCACGCAGGCCGATCAGTGGCGAGTGCCGGGCTTCACCGATCTGACGCGCCTACTGAAGGAGGCACGGCCGGATTTCGTCGTCGCCGCGGTGCCGCATCACGCCGGACGGGCGGTCATCGAGGCGTGCGCCGAGGCAGGGGTGCACGTGATGAAGGAGAAGCCGTTCGCCACCGACGCCCACGAGGCCGTCGAGCTGGCCGCGCTGTGCGGGAAGACAGGAATCGAACTGATGGTCACCGTCCAGCGGCGCTTCCACCCCCTCTACGCCGCCGCCGTCGATCTGCTGGAGCACATCGGCAGCCCGTACCTGGTCGAGGGCCGGTACACCTTCCACTGCCCCGACCCGGCCGCCGGCTGGCGCGGCCGGGCCGAGCTCGCCGGTGGCGGATGCCTGGCCGACATGGGCTACCACCTGATCGACCTGCTGATCTGGTACCTCGGCCTGCCCGACCGGGTCCTGGCGGATACCTCGGCCGCCGCCGCGCCGGGCGCGGACTACGACGCCGAGGACACCGCCCTGGTGCACCTGGCCTACGACGCGGGACTGTACGGCTCGCTGTTGGTCTCCCGCTCGGCGGGACCGAAGACCGAGCGCCTGGCCATTACGGGCCCGCACGGAGCCGTGGTCGTCGAGCGCGGCATGGTGCGACGCCTCGACTCGGCCGGGCAGGTGCTCGAGTCGCTCGTGCGCGAACCGGCCTGGCCGTGCGCGGCCGCCACACAGATCGACTACTTCTGCCGTGTTCTGGACGGTACGCGCCCCAACCCCTCCGGCCCCGCCGAGCACCTGCCGCACGCCGCGTTCCTGGCCGCCGCCTACGCCTCGCAGGCCACCGCCCGCCCCGCCGACCCGAAGGAGTACCTGGCGTGA
- a CDS encoding helix-turn-helix domain-containing protein yields the protein MPAGADPGELVRRIRRERGLTLAQLGGLTGYSAAQVSRYERGISPLTDVVVLRRFADALAIPPHRLGLTPEPEVRHGQVIGPTIAYPSLPAPRVAGTTLREGGEDPVRRRQLLANLAVTAAAASGASILPTGSPPVNGAALGELLVGRVRDAMLGLHTGVTVPPTSALHADMSRALTDFHTCRYGSLAVRLPRLICAAHARVAGGDGAENGTLLAQSYLLATRMLIKLDEQQLGWMAADRARQTAEAVGDPLLVADAARQLAVLARKADWHDQSMSIALSAADHPSLRSGVPAHTAARGLLIQSAAYTAARAGDAAGMRELTDEAAAMATELGGSTLLRDHGGGFSPTTIQLHRVSAENSAGDPSAALAAAQAVVPQSLPSTERRARYYTDIAAAFGRWGRRAECIRALLAAEHHAPEETHARPAVKSLVSGLLVSGRTTTELRGLAARVGALHT from the coding sequence GTGCCCGCGGGCGCAGATCCCGGCGAGCTGGTCCGCCGTATACGCAGGGAGCGCGGACTGACCCTGGCCCAACTCGGTGGGCTGACCGGCTACTCCGCGGCCCAGGTCTCCCGGTACGAACGAGGCATCTCGCCACTGACGGACGTGGTGGTGCTGCGTCGCTTCGCCGACGCGCTCGCCATCCCGCCCCACAGGCTCGGTCTCACTCCTGAGCCAGAGGTCCGACATGGGCAGGTGATCGGGCCAACCATCGCCTACCCCAGCCTTCCCGCCCCTAGGGTGGCGGGTACGACTCTTCGGGAGGGCGGTGAGGATCCAGTGCGGCGCAGGCAGTTGCTGGCGAACCTCGCGGTCACGGCCGCCGCCGCGTCCGGCGCCTCCATCCTGCCAACCGGCAGTCCGCCGGTGAACGGAGCCGCGCTCGGCGAGCTGCTCGTCGGCCGCGTACGGGACGCGATGCTCGGCCTGCACACCGGCGTCACCGTCCCACCCACCTCAGCGCTTCACGCTGACATGTCCCGCGCTCTCACGGACTTCCACACCTGCCGCTACGGCAGTCTCGCCGTGCGCCTGCCCCGGCTGATCTGCGCGGCGCATGCACGCGTGGCCGGCGGCGACGGTGCGGAAAACGGTACGTTGCTGGCTCAGAGCTACCTGCTGGCCACGCGCATGCTGATCAAGCTCGACGAGCAGCAGTTGGGCTGGATGGCCGCCGACCGCGCACGCCAGACCGCCGAGGCCGTCGGCGATCCGCTCCTGGTCGCCGACGCAGCCCGCCAGCTCGCTGTCCTCGCGCGCAAGGCGGACTGGCACGACCAGTCGATGTCCATCGCCCTGAGTGCCGCCGACCACCCCAGCCTGCGCAGTGGCGTACCAGCCCACACGGCCGCGCGCGGGCTGCTGATCCAGTCCGCGGCCTACACCGCCGCCCGGGCCGGCGACGCCGCCGGGATGCGGGAGCTGACCGACGAGGCAGCCGCCATGGCGACGGAGCTCGGAGGCAGCACCTTGCTGCGGGACCACGGCGGCGGCTTCAGCCCCACCACCATTCAGCTCCACCGGGTCTCCGCCGAGAACTCCGCCGGCGACCCCTCCGCCGCTCTCGCCGCCGCACAGGCCGTGGTACCGCAGAGCCTGCCCAGCACCGAGCGCCGAGCCCGCTACTACACCGACATCGCCGCCGCGTTCGGACGGTGGGGCCGCCGTGCCGAGTGCATCCGCGCCCTCCTGGCCGCCGAGCACCACGCCCCCGAGGAGACCCACGCCCGCCCGGCCGTCAAGTCCCTGGTCTCAGGGCTGCTGGTCTCCGGACGCACCACCACCGAACTCCGCGGACTCGCCGCCCGCGTCGGCGCCCTTCACACGTAA
- a CDS encoding ABC transporter substrate-binding protein: MRKVGVRVAVGCLVLAAAGVGGFRLVSSSDEDGKAIRIGTTETVTALDPAGAYDGGSWALYSNLYQSLLTFTSGDSEPVPDAASSCGFEGGELLKYVCELRPDLHFSGGRTMTAQDVEFSFRRIIDIGDKQGPKPLLSTLKSVRAEGDRKVVFELRSPDATFPYKIASGAGSIVDREFYPADKLRTDNKVSGSGPYVLKEYKDGEKAVLKPNGEYHGAAGTGRSVTVRYFDSAAALSGAWQRRDIDVVGGGLPPKELADLNPADPELRSMEISAATTRSLVFDLRGHSPMKEKAVRRAIASIIDREQIVRDVYSRTVDPLYSLIPQGMSGHKTPFFDAYPKPDADRARALLQEAGITTPVRFTLGVARGTSSEAETVAVRRQLEDTGLFEVTIDRRDWDGFTNAFPKGEFDAYLISWIADFPDPDTFTTPLVGPEPVFYNGYQSKQINNLILATQREDERSRAVGDFRAIQKIVAEDVPMIPIWQQKDHILSTNDIAGTEYLSDGTGMWRLWKLDHI; the protein is encoded by the coding sequence ATGCGCAAGGTAGGAGTACGGGTAGCGGTCGGTTGTCTGGTCCTGGCGGCCGCAGGGGTGGGCGGCTTCCGGCTGGTGTCCTCATCGGACGAGGACGGCAAGGCGATCCGGATCGGGACGACGGAGACGGTCACCGCACTGGACCCCGCCGGCGCGTACGACGGCGGCTCCTGGGCGCTGTACAGCAACCTCTACCAGTCGCTGCTGACCTTCACCTCCGGCGACAGCGAGCCGGTCCCGGACGCGGCCTCCTCCTGCGGCTTCGAAGGCGGCGAGTTGCTCAAGTACGTCTGCGAACTCCGCCCCGACCTGCACTTCTCAGGCGGCCGCACCATGACGGCGCAGGACGTGGAGTTCTCCTTCCGCCGCATCATCGACATCGGCGACAAGCAGGGGCCCAAGCCGCTGCTGAGCACCCTCAAATCCGTACGCGCAGAAGGGGACCGGAAGGTCGTCTTCGAACTGCGCAGCCCGGACGCCACCTTCCCGTACAAGATCGCCAGCGGCGCCGGGTCCATCGTGGACCGCGAGTTCTACCCGGCCGACAAGCTGCGCACGGACAACAAGGTCTCGGGATCCGGCCCGTACGTCCTCAAGGAGTACAAGGACGGCGAGAAGGCGGTGCTCAAGCCCAACGGCGAATACCACGGCGCCGCCGGCACCGGCAGGTCCGTCACCGTCCGCTACTTCGACTCCGCCGCGGCCCTGAGCGGGGCCTGGCAGCGCAGGGACATCGACGTGGTCGGCGGCGGCCTGCCGCCGAAGGAACTGGCCGACCTCAACCCGGCCGACCCGGAACTGCGATCCATGGAGATCTCGGCGGCGACCACCCGCTCCCTGGTGTTCGACCTGCGCGGCCACTCGCCGATGAAGGAGAAGGCGGTGCGCCGCGCCATCGCCTCGATCATCGACCGCGAGCAGATCGTCCGCGACGTGTACAGCCGCACCGTGGACCCGCTGTACTCGCTGATCCCGCAGGGCATGAGCGGCCACAAGACCCCGTTCTTCGACGCCTACCCCAAGCCCGACGCCGACCGGGCCCGCGCCCTCCTCCAGGAGGCCGGGATCACGACGCCGGTCCGCTTCACGCTCGGCGTGGCGCGCGGCACCTCCAGCGAGGCGGAGACGGTCGCCGTACGCCGCCAGTTGGAGGACACCGGGCTGTTCGAGGTGACGATAGACCGGCGCGACTGGGACGGCTTCACCAACGCCTTCCCCAAGGGCGAGTTCGACGCCTACCTCATCAGCTGGATCGCGGACTTCCCCGACCCGGACACCTTCACCACCCCGCTGGTCGGCCCCGAACCCGTCTTCTACAACGGCTACCAGAGCAAGCAGATCAACAACCTGATCCTCGCCACCCAGCGCGAGGATGAACGTTCCCGCGCGGTCGGGGACTTCCGCGCCATCCAGAAGATCGTCGCCGAGGACGTGCCGATGATCCCGATCTGGCAGCAGAAGGACCACATCCTCAGCACCAACGACATCGCCGGCACGGAGTACCTGTCGGACGGCACCGGCATGTGGCGCCTGTGGAAGCTGGACCATATCTGA